From Desulfovibrio inopinatus DSM 10711, the proteins below share one genomic window:
- a CDS encoding class I SAM-dependent DNA methyltransferase has translation MSITKTEILNKVYTADNHGDLMDAYKLWAADYDKDTVEKFGYVAFLGAAKAMARFVDDPNLRILDAGCGTGLVGVALKERNFTNMDALDYSKEMLDEAAKTGVYKDHIQADLCKSLDMENDRYDAIVCVGTFTYGHVGPDAFDELVRVTKPGGILCFTIRDGAYEEHNYRERMLALEKNGTWELLEMRDEPYLVKENANCKLCTYRISA, from the coding sequence ATGAGTATCACGAAAACCGAGATTCTTAATAAAGTCTACACGGCCGATAACCATGGCGACCTCATGGACGCATATAAACTCTGGGCTGCCGACTACGACAAAGATACCGTCGAAAAATTCGGTTATGTCGCATTTCTTGGTGCAGCAAAAGCCATGGCTCGGTTTGTTGACGACCCCAATTTGCGCATTCTTGACGCCGGCTGTGGAACTGGCCTTGTTGGAGTCGCTTTGAAAGAGCGCAACTTCACTAATATGGATGCGCTTGATTATTCGAAAGAGATGCTTGATGAAGCCGCCAAGACCGGCGTTTACAAAGACCATATTCAAGCAGACCTGTGCAAGTCGCTTGATATGGAAAACGACCGATACGATGCTATCGTATGTGTAGGGACATTCACATACGGGCACGTTGGTCCTGATGCATTTGATGAGCTTGTTCGAGTCACCAAGCCCGGAGGCATTCTGTGTTTCACCATTCGCGATGGAGCTTATGAAGAACATAACTATCGCGAACGCATGCTTGCTCTGGAAAAAAACGGAACTTGGGAGCTTCTGGAGATGCGGGACGAACCGTACCTTGTTAAAGAAAACGCAAATTGCAAGCTCTGTACGTACCGCATCTCTGCCTAG
- a CDS encoding PhzF family phenazine biosynthesis protein, with protein sequence MKLTIYHVDAFTNRVFSGNPAAICPLDNWLPDEVMQAIAAENNLSETAFFTIDEEHGQGHIRWFTPAFEINLCGHATLASSYILFTQLGYTRPSVTFASQSGPLVIKREGDFFWMDFPAWIGRSLTAEELDAVSHALGATPTQGYATRDWMVVFNDPAEILALTPDMTATAALDCLGVIATAPGTNDIDFISRFFAPKCGGDPEDPVTGSAHSTLIPYWSTRLGKTDMRARQESKRGGDLLCRYLPSPQGDTSSRVAMAGQAVTFMRGEIEFDV encoded by the coding sequence ATGAAGCTCACAATATATCATGTCGATGCGTTCACCAATCGCGTCTTTTCCGGGAACCCGGCTGCGATTTGTCCCCTGGACAACTGGCTTCCTGATGAGGTCATGCAAGCCATCGCAGCGGAAAACAATCTTTCCGAAACCGCTTTTTTCACGATCGACGAAGAACATGGACAAGGCCACATTCGATGGTTCACACCGGCTTTCGAAATCAACCTCTGTGGTCATGCAACGCTTGCATCCTCATATATTCTCTTCACACAACTTGGATATACGAGGCCTTCGGTGACTTTTGCTTCACAAAGCGGCCCACTCGTCATTAAGCGTGAAGGTGATTTCTTTTGGATGGATTTTCCGGCCTGGATCGGCCGGTCACTGACAGCAGAAGAGCTTGACGCGGTGTCTCATGCTTTGGGGGCCACGCCGACGCAAGGCTATGCAACGCGAGACTGGATGGTTGTCTTCAATGATCCCGCCGAAATCCTGGCCCTCACACCGGACATGACCGCAACGGCAGCTCTCGATTGTCTCGGCGTTATCGCCACGGCTCCAGGTACGAACGATATCGATTTCATTTCTCGCTTTTTTGCACCCAAGTGTGGTGGCGATCCAGAAGACCCGGTCACGGGGTCAGCCCACTCAACACTCATCCCCTATTGGTCCACTCGACTCGGCAAAACCGATATGCGTGCTCGTCAAGAGTCCAAACGCGGCGGCGACCTCCTTTGCCGATACCTCCCGTCACCACAGGGCGATACATCCAGCAGAGTTGCCATGGCCGGTCAAGCTGTGACCTTTATGCGCGGAGAAATTGAATTCGACGTCTGA
- a CDS encoding glycosyltransferase, whose product MTASSLSLVWVGNPYFSKLLANHGFTVTVIPRDVVVLSYADIVEAASGPPDVVVYGDCSGPPPLTDVANFPCLTVFFCVDSHIHSWYPFYAQAFDLLVLNLKDNLPQFLGKRLAPQDCLWMPLYAKSSDRTTPEPQTTDLLFVGKVDPETTPIRATFLKQLRELVPGLVVTRGNYRTLYPSARIVLNIAERGDFNFRVFEAMGCGCCLLTPHTGHGLDELFVNGRDLHCYRQNDVHDAAAVAARLLEDDDLRAATAARAVAAIDAGHRDTHRAASLAEYITKALQEPQRIQNRQAQSDHIHSLYLKLLYLHFANSMTNANLQKMYLEASQNERMRG is encoded by the coding sequence ATGACCGCGTCGAGCCTTTCCCTTGTGTGGGTTGGGAATCCCTATTTCTCCAAGCTTCTCGCAAACCACGGGTTTACCGTCACCGTGATCCCTCGAGACGTTGTAGTCCTTTCGTATGCCGATATCGTCGAGGCTGCGTCTGGTCCTCCCGATGTCGTCGTCTATGGTGATTGTAGTGGACCGCCACCTCTCACCGATGTGGCCAATTTTCCTTGTCTGACGGTGTTTTTCTGCGTTGATAGCCATATTCATAGCTGGTACCCATTTTACGCACAGGCGTTTGACTTGCTTGTCCTCAATCTGAAAGACAATTTGCCGCAGTTTTTGGGAAAACGTCTTGCTCCGCAGGATTGTCTCTGGATGCCTCTGTATGCCAAATCGAGTGATCGGACGACTCCGGAACCGCAGACTACCGACCTGCTTTTTGTTGGGAAAGTCGACCCGGAAACGACGCCGATTCGGGCTACATTCTTGAAGCAATTGCGTGAGCTTGTCCCCGGACTTGTTGTGACACGGGGGAATTATCGGACATTGTATCCCAGCGCACGTATTGTGCTCAATATTGCTGAACGTGGAGACTTCAATTTTCGTGTCTTTGAGGCGATGGGGTGCGGATGTTGTCTGTTGACGCCGCATACAGGACATGGGCTGGATGAGCTGTTCGTGAATGGTCGAGACCTTCATTGCTACCGACAAAATGATGTTCATGATGCTGCAGCCGTTGCGGCTCGACTTCTCGAAGATGACGATTTGCGCGCGGCAACTGCTGCTCGTGCCGTCGCCGCTATTGACGCTGGGCACCGTGATACACACCGAGCCGCGAGTCTGGCTGAATATATCACGAAGGCACTTCAGGAGCCTCAACGTATCCAGAACAGACAAGCCCAGTCCGATCACATTCATAGCCTCTATCTGAAATTATTGTACCTCCATTTTGCGAACAGTATGACGAATGCAAATCTGCAAAAGATGTATCTTGAGGCGAGTCAGAACGAGAGAATGCGAGGATGA
- a CDS encoding tetratricopeptide repeat protein, with the protein MFPCRRGTDKSVMTLVRFIQVFCLLALCITLLTGCQTESAKVENNQLNEARRAYVEGAYYHAETLLEKYLDESGDPIGRKEAWNRLYDIVVTVRGDTSRGLRILRAMRLEFAEDKALVADAHYRAGELHARMGESEQAIQEWEDFLKLMDNPKTERGDVMLRLARLYAGMERYDDAQSWLSRCIEQSPNPEEVFICRLEQGHTAFLMGNNDEALEFFSSLAHDLDQQHSLRPATIFALAQVYERMDKRTQAVELYDSILTTHPNPKAVRLRLEYLQTKQATKTKK; encoded by the coding sequence ATGTTTCCATGCCGACGCGGTACAGACAAGAGCGTTATGACGCTTGTCCGTTTCATCCAAGTATTTTGTCTTCTTGCTTTATGTATCACTCTTCTGACCGGCTGCCAGACCGAAAGCGCCAAGGTAGAAAATAATCAGCTCAATGAAGCACGCCGGGCATATGTCGAGGGCGCGTATTATCACGCTGAAACGTTATTGGAAAAATATCTCGATGAATCGGGCGACCCGATCGGCCGCAAGGAAGCGTGGAATCGCCTTTATGATATCGTTGTCACTGTTCGCGGCGACACCTCTCGCGGTTTGCGCATTCTTCGCGCAATGCGTCTTGAATTCGCCGAAGACAAAGCCCTTGTGGCCGATGCGCATTATCGGGCCGGGGAGCTACATGCTCGAATGGGAGAATCAGAACAGGCCATCCAGGAATGGGAGGACTTTCTCAAACTCATGGACAACCCAAAAACCGAACGTGGTGACGTCATGTTGCGATTGGCCCGCCTATACGCGGGGATGGAACGGTATGATGACGCGCAATCCTGGCTCTCACGGTGCATTGAACAATCACCGAACCCAGAGGAAGTGTTCATTTGCCGTCTTGAGCAAGGACACACCGCATTCCTCATGGGCAATAATGACGAAGCGCTTGAATTCTTTTCTTCACTCGCGCACGACTTGGATCAACAGCACAGTTTGCGACCAGCGACCATCTTTGCGCTAGCGCAGGTCTATGAACGTATGGACAAACGCACGCAAGCTGTCGAGCTGTATGACTCCATCCTGACGACGCACCCCAACCCCAAAGCGGTGCGTCTGCGACTGGAATATCTGCAAACCAAGCAGGCGACCAAGACGAAGAAATAA
- a CDS encoding IscA/HesB family protein, producing MITMTDQAKERIDEYFADKEKMPIRVFVGGGCSGMGLHLRLEEAASPEDTTVEASGYTFIMESELLEQAKPVSIDISPMGFDINSSIEFPKSTGGCGSCTSCG from the coding sequence ATGATCACAATGACCGATCAGGCCAAGGAACGTATTGACGAATATTTTGCCGACAAAGAAAAAATGCCCATCCGTGTTTTTGTAGGCGGTGGTTGCTCCGGAATGGGCCTGCACCTTCGTCTTGAAGAAGCAGCCAGCCCCGAGGATACCACCGTGGAAGCCAGCGGCTACACGTTTATCATGGAAAGCGAATTGCTCGAACAAGCCAAGCCCGTTTCCATCGATATCTCCCCCATGGGATTTGACATTAATTCCTCCATTGAATTCCCCAAGAGCACTGGTGGCTGTGGCTCCTGCACAAGCTGCGGTTAA
- a CDS encoding tRNA-binding protein: MNDLSWDEFERVEIRVGTILTAEPLPKARVPAYILTIDFGEPVGIRKSSARITALYSPEELIGRQIVGVVNFPPKQIGSIKSQCLVTGFYREDGVVLAVPDKPVPNGLRLG, from the coding sequence ATGAACGACCTGAGTTGGGATGAATTTGAACGTGTAGAAATTCGCGTCGGAACTATTTTAACGGCTGAACCACTCCCGAAAGCACGCGTACCGGCCTATATTTTGACCATCGATTTTGGCGAACCCGTGGGTATCAGAAAGTCCAGCGCTCGTATCACTGCCCTTTACTCCCCTGAAGAACTGATCGGCCGGCAAATTGTTGGTGTAGTCAACTTCCCCCCCAAGCAAATTGGTTCCATCAAGTCCCAATGTCTTGTCACGGGATTTTATCGAGAAGACGGTGTTGTTTTAGCCGTTCCTGATAAACCGGTTCCAAATGGCTTACGCCTTGGATAA
- a CDS encoding patatin-like phospholipase family protein: MPFANTEPFRLAVCISGAVSLGSYEAGVLYEIVNAIARHNESAHVQKNPEQRIIIDVITGASAGGMTAAILAQKLLFEKSALVGAHTNDLYRAWVEEPDITRLLADSPDDDPRYSLLSSSAVHEISRKLFLSRYEYGARPQKKERHPASDGTLHLGLALANLNGVDYRRAMTDFTAVTEDGPTDTDFIYTRFQDRFTRKLDDLDDTKEAWEHIRQAAVASGAFPFAFRVCGVQRNCTEEAYDGSEPFSAAGGKFAYLDGGTFQNEPLGMAKRFVNAIDPTRKNDTRRFYLYISPHSKSSVRKAAFHDTNATFFPTAEALVNGIYNQARFQDWIMTDRYNAEVKLLDKRAEELKALMQGKKEQIGEFEHVADVILNALYNEDGQLSDGERRDDAWTRLQQQYGKEWSSLAEDGEDVQRTWLKSVLVLEKAANLGARDRMKVYCITAEDQELAGDKMVSFMGFFDIKFRHFDYEVGREKARECLKGLMKPANSSDELPLTALSFENDIAKGPDISGARVTDIPRALRSNLKSHIMARVDVLISEAVDSWIGRVLFKNIIKSFWLSKKIDEWLGL, encoded by the coding sequence ATGCCCTTTGCGAATACAGAGCCTTTTCGGCTTGCGGTGTGCATTAGCGGTGCTGTTTCCTTAGGAAGCTATGAAGCCGGCGTTCTCTACGAGATTGTTAATGCCATAGCGCGCCACAATGAGAGTGCGCATGTGCAAAAGAATCCTGAACAGCGTATTATTATTGATGTGATTACGGGCGCATCAGCCGGTGGCATGACAGCCGCTATTCTTGCACAAAAGCTCTTGTTTGAAAAAAGTGCACTCGTTGGTGCACATACAAACGATTTATATCGGGCATGGGTGGAAGAACCTGATATCACTCGCTTGCTTGCCGATTCTCCTGACGACGATCCTCGATATTCTTTATTATCTTCGTCGGCAGTCCATGAAATATCACGAAAACTCTTCTTGAGCCGATACGAGTATGGCGCTCGTCCTCAAAAGAAAGAGCGCCACCCGGCCTCGGATGGGACTTTGCATCTCGGCCTGGCCTTAGCGAATCTCAATGGGGTCGATTATCGGCGTGCCATGACGGATTTCACAGCCGTGACCGAGGACGGTCCCACGGATACAGACTTTATTTACACGCGTTTTCAAGATCGATTTACCCGCAAACTCGATGATTTGGACGATACAAAAGAGGCATGGGAACATATTCGACAGGCTGCCGTAGCCTCTGGGGCATTTCCCTTTGCGTTTCGCGTGTGTGGTGTTCAGCGAAACTGTACGGAAGAGGCATACGACGGGTCAGAGCCATTTTCTGCGGCAGGAGGGAAGTTTGCCTACCTTGATGGAGGAACCTTCCAAAATGAGCCGCTCGGTATGGCCAAACGATTCGTCAATGCAATTGATCCAACACGAAAAAACGATACGCGTCGGTTCTATCTCTATATCTCACCGCACAGCAAAAGTTCTGTACGTAAAGCCGCGTTTCATGACACGAATGCCACGTTCTTCCCGACAGCCGAGGCCTTGGTGAACGGTATCTACAATCAAGCTCGGTTTCAGGACTGGATCATGACGGACCGCTACAATGCCGAAGTCAAGTTGCTTGATAAACGAGCAGAAGAACTTAAGGCGCTTATGCAAGGGAAGAAGGAACAGATCGGTGAATTCGAGCATGTGGCTGATGTCATATTAAATGCATTATATAATGAAGATGGTCAATTGTCAGATGGTGAGAGGCGGGATGATGCGTGGACCCGGTTGCAACAGCAATATGGAAAAGAGTGGAGTTCACTGGCCGAAGATGGTGAAGACGTCCAACGTACATGGCTCAAGTCTGTTCTCGTGTTAGAAAAAGCCGCGAACCTTGGGGCACGTGATCGAATGAAAGTCTACTGCATCACAGCAGAAGATCAGGAACTTGCCGGTGATAAGATGGTGTCGTTTATGGGATTCTTTGACATCAAATTTCGGCATTTCGACTATGAAGTTGGTCGCGAAAAAGCCCGTGAATGCCTTAAAGGGCTCATGAAGCCCGCGAATTCTTCTGATGAGCTTCCGTTAACTGCACTGTCTTTCGAGAATGATATCGCTAAAGGACCAGACATATCCGGAGCACGTGTGACCGACATCCCGCGGGCGCTCCGGAGTAATTTGAAATCCCATATTATGGCCCGTGTCGATGTACTTATCAGTGAAGCCGTTGACTCGTGGATTGGAAGAGTTCTGTTTAAGAACATAATAAAATCGTTCTGGTTGTCGAAAAAGATTGATGAATGGCTGGGGTTGTGA
- the ahcY gene encoding adenosylhomocysteinase: protein MSERKTPALDLSLKNKVADMSLADWGRKEMQLSENEMPGLMAVRAKYGPEKPLKGLKVTGSLHMTIQTAMLIETLYELGADIRWASCNIYSTQDHAAAAIAAAGTAAVFAWKGETLEEYWWCTEMALTWPDGSGPDLIVDDGGDATLLIHHGVKCEKDTSLLSTPVDNKEFQIIMNRLADSVAETPDKWTKIADVCRGVSEETTTGVHRLYQMHKEGTLLFPAINVNDSVTKSKFDNLYGCRESLADGIKRATDIMIAGKVAVVAGYGDVGKGSAQSMKGFGARVIVTEIDPICALQASMEGFEVMKMDDAAKLGDIFITTTGNCDVVTGAHMEMMKNEAIVCNIGHFDSEVDMHYLETTEGCTKETVKPQVDKWTIKSGRSIIILAEGRLVNLGCATGHPSFVMSNSFTNQSLAQIELATKKYEPGVYVLPKKLDEEVARLHLQRLGVQLDTLTEKQATYLGIPKEGPFKPDHYRY from the coding sequence ATGAGCGAACGCAAAACACCCGCCCTTGACCTGTCCCTTAAAAACAAAGTTGCCGATATGAGCCTGGCAGACTGGGGACGCAAGGAAATGCAACTTTCCGAAAACGAGATGCCCGGTCTTATGGCCGTTCGTGCCAAATACGGCCCGGAAAAGCCTTTGAAAGGCCTCAAGGTTACCGGCTCGTTGCACATGACTATCCAGACAGCCATGCTGATTGAGACACTGTATGAACTCGGTGCCGACATCCGCTGGGCTTCGTGTAATATTTATTCGACGCAGGATCACGCCGCGGCCGCTATTGCCGCTGCTGGAACGGCCGCCGTTTTTGCCTGGAAGGGCGAAACGTTGGAAGAGTACTGGTGGTGTACGGAAATGGCTCTGACCTGGCCCGATGGTTCCGGTCCTGACCTCATCGTTGACGACGGCGGTGACGCCACGCTGCTTATTCACCACGGTGTCAAATGCGAAAAAGATACTTCCCTGCTCTCCACCCCCGTGGACAACAAGGAATTCCAAATTATCATGAATCGCCTGGCCGATTCGGTTGCCGAAACTCCCGACAAATGGACCAAGATTGCCGACGTCTGCCGCGGTGTTTCCGAAGAAACCACCACCGGCGTCCATCGCCTTTATCAGATGCACAAGGAAGGCACGCTGCTCTTCCCGGCTATCAACGTCAACGACTCGGTCACCAAATCCAAATTCGACAACTTGTACGGCTGCCGCGAGTCGCTGGCCGACGGAATCAAACGTGCGACCGATATCATGATTGCCGGTAAAGTTGCCGTCGTGGCTGGTTATGGCGACGTCGGTAAAGGCAGCGCCCAGTCCATGAAAGGTTTTGGTGCCCGTGTTATCGTAACGGAAATCGATCCCATCTGCGCCCTGCAGGCCTCCATGGAAGGCTTTGAAGTCATGAAGATGGACGACGCGGCCAAACTCGGCGACATTTTCATCACCACCACAGGCAACTGCGATGTCGTTACCGGTGCTCACATGGAAATGATGAAAAACGAAGCCATTGTCTGCAACATCGGTCACTTCGACAGCGAAGTAGACATGCACTACCTCGAAACGACCGAAGGCTGCACCAAAGAAACCGTCAAGCCGCAAGTCGACAAGTGGACCATCAAATCGGGTCGTTCCATCATCATTCTGGCCGAAGGCCGTCTGGTCAACCTCGGCTGCGCCACGGGCCACCCGAGCTTTGTTATGTCCAACAGCTTCACCAACCAGAGCTTGGCGCAGATTGAATTGGCCACCAAGAAATACGAGCCCGGCGTTTACGTCCTGCCCAAAAAGCTCGACGAAGAAGTCGCCCGTCTCCACCTGCAACGTCTGGGCGTCCAACTCGACACCCTGACCGAAAAGCAGGCCACCTACCTCGGTATCCCCAAAGAAGGCCCCTTCAAGCCTGATCACTACCGCTACTAA
- a CDS encoding ArsR/SmtB family transcription factor, giving the protein MKAITYFKALADETRLRLLHLLVNHELSVGEIVTVLEMGQSRVSRHLKILAEADLVEHRRDGLWVFYRAVEDGPGREFINAVSYLMREEDALRDDLRRAEEVMRERAQRIKQFFNNIAADWSKLSQQVLGDLTIADEVLSRMPSPCQVAADLGCGTGELLEALMTKANTVIGVDSSPKMLELAEKRLHTELASLRMGSLEHLPLRDAEADFIVISLVLHHLPKPSEGLREAWRVLAQGGQLVVVEFRKHENEFMRSKFGDRWLGFTDEDMQSWLSSAGFYTRETAAFSANRGMKVGLYLAEKAK; this is encoded by the coding sequence ATGAAAGCGATTACCTACTTTAAAGCACTTGCCGACGAGACACGTCTTCGTCTTCTCCACCTTCTGGTCAACCATGAGTTGTCCGTGGGAGAAATCGTTACGGTCCTTGAGATGGGGCAATCACGCGTTTCACGCCATCTTAAAATTCTGGCCGAAGCGGATCTTGTTGAGCATCGTCGTGATGGATTGTGGGTTTTTTACCGCGCCGTTGAGGATGGGCCCGGACGTGAATTTATCAACGCCGTCAGCTACCTTATGCGGGAAGAGGATGCCTTGCGCGACGACCTTCGCCGAGCCGAAGAAGTCATGCGTGAACGCGCGCAACGCATCAAACAATTTTTCAATAACATTGCGGCCGATTGGTCCAAGCTATCACAGCAAGTTCTAGGTGATCTCACCATTGCAGACGAGGTTCTGTCTCGCATGCCGTCTCCTTGTCAGGTTGCGGCAGATCTTGGTTGCGGTACGGGAGAATTACTTGAAGCACTCATGACGAAAGCCAATACGGTCATCGGGGTGGATTCGTCTCCCAAAATGCTCGAACTCGCGGAAAAGCGTCTCCATACAGAGCTGGCGAGTCTCCGCATGGGATCGCTTGAGCACCTACCGTTGCGCGATGCTGAAGCCGATTTCATCGTCATCAGCCTTGTTTTACATCACTTACCCAAACCATCGGAAGGACTTCGCGAAGCATGGCGAGTCTTAGCACAGGGTGGACAACTCGTTGTTGTTGAATTTCGTAAACATGAAAATGAATTTATGCGCTCCAAATTTGGAGATCGCTGGCTTGGCTTCACCGACGAAGACATGCAAAGCTGGCTTTCGTCCGCCGGTTTTTACACGCGAGAAACAGCCGCATTTTCAGCCAACCGAGGGATGAAGGTCGGCCTGTACCTTGCTGAAAAAGCAAAATAA